DNA from Stenotrophomonas acidaminiphila:
ATCGCCTGCACCGTCTCGGCGATCGGCGCCTCCGGGTCGGGGCGGTGGCAGTAGTACAGGTCCAGGTAGTCCACCCGCAGCCGCTTGAGCGCGGCATGGCAGGCATCGTGCACGTGCTTGCGCGACAGCCCGCGCTGCAGCGGGTTGGGCGCCTCGACCGCGCCGAAGAACACCTTGCTGGACACGCAGTAGCCGTCGCGCGGCAGGCGCAGGTCGGCGATCACGTCGCCCATCACCTGCTCGGCGCGGCCCTGCGCGTAAACCTCGGCGTTGTCGAAGAAGTTGACCCCGTTGTCCCAGGCCGCGGCGATCAGGTTGCGGGCCTCGCCCCGGGCGATCTGGCTGCCGAAGGTGACCCAGGCCCCGAAGGACAGGGCGGAAAGCTGCAGGCCGGACGACCCGAGGCGGCGGTATTGCATGGCTGGCTCCTGGAACGCGGTGCGCGCCGGCGGCGCGGACAGCCGCCAGTGTAACCCCCGCCACCGTACCGATAGCGCCCCGGACCTTGCCGATGCCGGCCTGATCGCCGCCGTTGCCCCCGGCAGGCGTCGGGATTGTTGCCCGCCACTGGCCGCTGCTCTAGGCTTGCCGCTTTTGCGGGCTCGCCCGGGGAATACTCATGGTCGAAGGTTTGGGCAGGATCGGCTTCGGCCTGTTCGGTCTGGCGGTGCTGATCGGCATCACCTGGCTGTTTTCCAACAACAAGAAGGCAGTGGACTGGAAGCTGGTCGCCACCGGCATCAGCCTGCAGATCGCCTTCGCCGCGCTGGTGCTGCTGGTACCGGGCGGGCGCGACGTGTTCGACTGGCTGGGCCAGGGCTTCGTCAAGATCCTCAGCTACGTCAACGAAGGCTCCAGCTTCATTTTCGGCAGCCTGATGGACGTGCCCAAGTACGGCTTCATCTTCGCCTTCCAGGTGCTGCCGACCATCATTTTCTTCTCGGCGCTGATGGGCGTGCTCTACCACGTCGGGGTGATGCAGGCGGTGGTCAAGGTCATGGCCTGGGCGATCACCAAGGTGATGCGGGTGTCCGGCGCGGAAACCACCAGCGTCTGCGCCAGCGTGTTCATCGGCCAGACCGAGGCGCCGCTGACCGTGCGCCCCTACATCCCCAAGATGACCCAGTCCGAGCTGATCACGATGATGATCGGCGGCATGGCGCACATCGCCGGTGGCGTGCTGGCGGCCTACGTGGGCATGCTCGGCGGCGGCGACCCGGTGGCACAGGCGTTCTACGCCAAGCACCTGCTGGCGGCCTCGATCATGGCCGCGCCGGCCACGCTGGTGATCGCCAAGCTGCTGGTGCCCGAGACCGGCACCCCACTGACCCGCGGCACGGTGAAGATGGAAGTGGAGAAGACCTCGTCCAACATCATCGACGCCGCTGCCGCCGGCGCCGGCGACGGCCTCAAGCTGGCGCTGAACATCGGCGCCATGCTGCTGGCCTTCATCGCCCTGATCGCGCTGCTCAACGCGCCGCTGACCTGGCTGGGCGAAGTGACCGGGCTGGCCCAGGCCATCGGCAAGCCGACCAACCTGGCCACCATCTTCGGCTACGTGCTGGCGCCGATCGCATGGGTGATCGGCACGCCGTGGGCCGATGCCACCACCGTGGGTTCGCTGATCGGCCAGAAGGTGGTGATCAACGAATTCGTGGCCTACCTGCAGCTGTCGGAGATCATCAAGGGCAATGTCGCCGGGGTCACCCTCAGCGACGAAGGCCGCCTGATCGCCACCTACGCGCTGTGCGGCTTCGCCAACTTCAGTTCGATCGCCATCCAGATCGGCGGCATCGGCGGGCTGGCCCCGGACCGTCGCCACGACCTGGCCAAGTTCGGCCTGCGCGCGGTGCTGGGCGGCACCATCGCCACGCTGATGACGGCCACCATCGCCGGCGTGCTCAGCCACTTCGGCTGAGCACGCGCGCTCCCCCTTCGGCTCCCCCAAAGCCACCTGAAGAGAAATTGATTCCATGAAGTCTGTTGTTGTTGCCGGTTCCTTCAATGTCGACCACGTCTGGCGCTGCGATGCCCTGCCCGCGCCGGGGGCGACCATTGCCGGGCGCTACAGCACCGGTCCCGGCGGCAAGGGCTTCAACCAGGCGGTGGCCGCGCGCCGTGCCGGCGCCGGCATCACCTTCGTCTGCGCGCTGGGCGATGACGCCGGTGGCGCGCTGGCCCGGCAGCTGGCCGCGGCCGACGGCATCGTGCTGGCCGCCGAGGCCAGCGGCGAACCCACCGGCACCGCCGGCATCTACGTGGACAGCCGCGGCCGCAATTCGATCGTCATCGGCCCCGGCGCCAATGCCTCGCTGAGCACCGGCTTCATGGCCGCCAACGCCGGGCTGATCGGCGCTGCCGGGGTGCTGCTGGCGCAGCTGGAGTCGCCGGTGGAGTCGATCGAGGCGGCGCTGGCCATCGCCCGCGAGGCCGGCGTGCTGACCGTGCTCAACGCCGCCCCGGCCAACGCGCCGTCGAGCATCGGCCTGCTCAAGCTGGCCGACGTGCTGACCCCGAACGAAACCGAGTTCGCCGCCCTGCTCGGCCGCCATGTCGGCGAGCGGGTGGAGGCCGACGACGTGGCGGCGCTGGATGGCGCCAGCCTGCACGCGCTGTGCCGCAAGCTGTCCGGCAACACCGTGGTGGTCACCCTCGGCGCGGTCGGCGTGTTCGTCTCGCATGACGAGGAGCGCCTGCGCGGCGACAGCCAGCCCTACTACCGGGTGGCTGCCGAGCCGGCGCAGGTGGTCGATACCACCGGTGCCGGCGACGCCTTCAACGGCGCCCTGGCGGCCTCGCTGGCACAGGCCCCGGACGCGGCCTTCATCAAGCACGTGCGCTTCGCCAACCAGTACGCCGCCCGCTCCACCGAGAGCGAAGGCGCCGCCGCGGCGATGCCGCGGATGACCCCGGCCGACGCCGCCTGAGCCCGCGCACCGCCGCTGCGCTGGCCGCCCGCGGCGGCACGGCGGGGGCGGGGCACCGCCACCGGCAAACCGGATGAGCGCTGAAGTCACGCCCGCGCGACGGGCCGGCGCCGGCATCGGCGCCGCGCCGGGCACTACAATGCGCCGCATGCAGATCGGCCCCTACACCATCGCACCCAACGTGGTGCTCGCGCCCATGGCCGGCGTCACCGACAAACCGTTCCGGCAGCTGTGCAAGCGGCTCGGCGCGGGCCTGGCCGCCTCGGAGATGACCATCTCCGACCCGCGATTCTGGAATACCCGCAAGTCCATCCACCGCATGGACCATGCCGGCGAGCCGGCACCGATCAGCGTGCAGATCGCCGGCACCGAGCCGCGGCAGCTGGCCGAGGCGGCGCGCTACAACGTCGACCACGGCGCGCAGATCATCGACATCAACATGGGCTGCCCGGCCAAGAAGGTGTGCAATGCCTGGGCCGGCTCGGCGCTGATGCGCGACGAGGCGCTGGTGGCGCGCATCCTGGAGGCGGTGGTGGGTGCGGTGGACGTGCCGGTCACGCTGAAGATCCGCACCGGCTGGTGCGCGCAGGTGCGCAACGCGCCGGCCATCGCCCGCATCGCCCAGGACAGCGGCATCGCCGCGCTGGCGGTGCACGGCCGCACCCGCGACCAGCACTACACCGGCACCGCCGAGTACGACACCATCGCCGCGATCAAGGCCATGCTGGACATCCCGGTGCTGGCCAACGGCGACGTCGATTCCCCGCGCAAGGCCGCGCAGGTGCTGGCGCATACCGGCGCCGACGCGGTGATGGTCGGCCGCGCCGCGCAGGGCCGGCCGTGGATCTTCCGCGAGATCGCCCACTACCTGGCCACCGGCGAGGAGTTGCCGCCGCCGTCGCTGGAAGAGGTGCGCGACATCCTGCTCGGGCACCTGACCGACCTGCACGCGTTCTACGGCGAACCGCAGGGCGTGCGCATCGCCCGCAAGCACCTGGGCTGGTACGCGAAGGACCGGCCCGAACACACCGATGAACAGCGCGCGGCGTTCCGCGCCGTGGTCAACACCGCCGAGAGCGCCGACGCGCAGCTGCGGCTGACCCGCGACTACTTCGACGGGCTGATCGCCGCGCAGCCGCTGGCCGCGGCCTGACGGGCGATCCCCGTAGATGCGGGGCTTGCCCCGCATGCAACCAATCCCGCGGATGCGGTGGCTGGCCGCGCATGCAACCAATCCCGTAGATGCGGGGCTTGCCCCGCATGTGGCGTTCCCGGGAGCCTGCGTGCGGGGCAAGCCCCGCACCTACGGCCTCGATCCGCAACGGAGACCCTCGATCCCTGGCCTGTGCCCGGCACGGCCGCCAACCCGCGGGGCCGCGTTCCGGCAGGCCAAGCCGGAACGGAGCGCGGCCACCGGGCACAACAGAAAGGCCCGCCAGCAGAGCCGGCGGGCCTGGATCGGCGCGGGGGAGGAGCACGCCGGAAGGCTCAGGCGAAGACCTTGAAGCGGGCCTCGTCCTCCATGTAGCTCTTCTCGCCGATGGCGGCTTCGTGGGAGCCGAACGGCATCTGCGCGCGCAGCTGCCAGTTGCCGGCAATGCCCCATTCGCGGTGCACGGCCTCGTCCACCACCGGGTTGTAATGCTGCAGGCTGGCGCCGATGCCGGCCTCGGCCAGCGCCGTCCACACCGCGAACTGGGCGATGCCGTTGGCGTGTTCGGCCCACACCGGGAAGTTGTCGGCGTACAGCGGGAACTGGTCCTGCAGGCCGCGGGTCACGTCCACGTCATTGAAGAACAGCACGGTGCCGGCGCCGGCGGCGAAGCTGTCCAGCTTGCCCTCGGTGGCGGCGAACGCGGCGGCCGGCACGATCGGGCGCAGCGCGTCCTTGACCAGCTCCCAGAACTTCACGCTCTGCGCCCCGTGCAGGATCAGCGCGCGGGTCGGCTGCGAATTGAAGGCCGACGGCGCCTCGCGCACGGCGTGCTTGATCAGGTCGGTGACCTGGTCCTGGCCGATGGGCAGGGTGCGGCCGAGCGCGTACTGGGAACGGCGCTGCTTGTACAGGGCGATGGCTTGGCTGTTCATGGTGACTCCGGAAGGAAGGAAAGCCGGCAAGGCGGCCATTCGTGGAATGGGCGCCAGTGTAATTGCCAACAAATTCAGAACAAACACTATAAAAATCACAATTTGTTCTAAATTTGAAAATAAAGCCCTTTTCCGGAATCTCCCGCCTAGCCGCCCGTCACCTCCGCCGCCGGCATCACGCCCTCATCGTTCCATATACGGTGCCAGACCTGCGCCAGCCGCTGCTCCAGCACCGCGCGCCCACCGGCATCGCGATACACGGGCCGCAGCTGCCGCGGCGGGATCGCCTCCCAGCGCCCGCCCTGCCCGCGGGCCACGGCGAAGCTGAAGTTGTAGTCCGGCTCCAGGCCCATGCGCAGGTCGCTGAGCACCAGTTCGCCATCGCGCACCTGCGCGCGCATGAAACCGCGGTTGAACCAGTGCAGCCGCGCCACCGCCGGGATCGACTGCGCCTGGCGCAGCGCCTGCACATTGGACGGGTAACCGCTGAAGCGCATGGGCCCGTGGTCGGCCCACAGCGAGCGGTCGCCGACCACGTAGCCCTGCGGGGTCATCGCCACCACCCGCCACAGCAGCGTGTTGAACGGCATCGGTACCGAGAACCGCGGCGCGCCGGCCAGCCCCATCGCCGCCAGCGCGCGGTCGGCATCGCGCTCGACCAGATGCTTGGCCAGCAGCGACCAGCCCAGGTACCCGCAGCTGAGCACCAGCCCGGCGACCAGCGCGCGCTGCGCCAGCGGCCGCGCCCGCGCGAACCACGCCACCACGCAGGCCAGCGCCAGCCACACGGTATACAGCGGGTCGATGATGAACACGCTCGACCACATCGTCGGGTGCGGCATCAGCGGCCACCACAGCTGCGTGCCGTAGACGGTGAACGCGTCCAGCAGCGGATGGGTGACCAGCGCCAGCACCATCGCCCACCACCAGCGCGCGGGCGCCTGCGCCACCCGGCCATGGCCGAAGCGCCGGTACAGCCACCAGATCAGCGTGCCCAGCAGCGGCAGCACGAACAGCGAATGGCTGAAACTGCGGTGCACCGTCATCAGGCTCACCGGGTCGCGGGTGAAGGCGATGATCAGCAGCCCGTCGAGATCGGGCAGCGTGCCCAGCGCGGCACCGGCGAGCAGCGCCGCGCGGCGGTGGCCGGCCGGGGCGATGGCGGCGGCGATGGCGCCGCCGAGGACGATCTGGCTGAGGGAATCCATCGCCGCATTATGCCGGGCCCTGCCGTGGATGCAGGGCTTGCCCTGCAGGGCGCATCCGCGGCCGCCCCCGGTGCCGGGCGGGCCCGGCAGCTACCCCGGACGGTGGCGTGGCGGCCGCGCGCGCAGCCGCCACGCCGCCAGCGCAGCGTACAGCAGCGCCAGCAACAGCAGGTTGAGCAGTTCGCCGCCGACCTCGGGCACCCGCGCGCCCATCTGCTGGGTGCGCACGATGGCGTTGATGCCCGCGGTAGTCGGCAACAGCTTGGCCAGCGCCACCAGTGCCGCTGGCGACGCCACCGCCGGCCACGACAGGTTGGACAGGAAGAACAGCGGGATCGAAACCCCGGTGACGTACTGGAAGGCGCGCTCGCGGGTACTGAAGAAGCTGCCGACGAACAGACCGAACGCCACCGACGCCAGCGCGAACAGCAGCACCGCCAGCAACAGGCCGGGCACGTTGCCGCCACGCGGGTAGTCCTGCACCCAGGCGTTGAAGCCGGCGTAGTAGAGCAGCCCGGCCACCGCCACCAGGGTGAAGGCCGCGGCCATGCCCAGCAGCGCCGGCGCCGCCACCTGCAGGCGCTGCCCCGACTGCGCGCGACGGGTACCCAGCAGCACGCCGATGCCCAGCAGCAGGGTCTGGTGCACGATCAGCTCGGCCACGCCCGGCACCACGCTGCTGCCGTAGCCCTCGCGGGTGTTGTACAGCGGCCGCTGCACCAGTTCGAGCGGTGCCGCCAGCGGCGGCCCCATGAAGCCGGCCTGGCGCACCGCCTGGTCGCGGCCGAAGGCGCCGATGCCCTCGGCCAGCCCGCCCAGGATGGCGCTGGCGCGGCCCAGGTAGGCGCCATTGCCCAGCAACACCAGCTGGCCGCTGCCACCGCGCAGGATGTCGCGCTCCAGCCGCGCCGGGATCAGCACGATGCCGTCGACCTGGCCGGCTTCCAGCTGCGCGCGCGCCTGCGCCAGGTCGCGCGGCTGGGTCGCCACCCGCACCGCGCGCAGCGCGTCGACATGCCGGACCAGCGCGCGGCTGGTGGCGCTGCGGTCGGCGTCGACCACCGCCAGCGGCAGGTCGCTGGCGACCTGGTGACGGTAGGCCGCCGGGTAGAAGAACGAATACAACAGCACCGCGCCGATCATCACCGTGCGCGCGGCCGAGTCGGCGAACACCGCCTGCAGCGTCGCGCGGAAGCTGGCGGCGACCCGGCTCATGCCGGCACCGGCACCGGCGGCGCGGCGCGGCGCGCGGCCCGGGCCAGCAGCAGCGCACCACCGGCACCGGCCACCGCCGCCATCAGCGCCAGCACGCCCAGCGGACGCAGCGACACCGTCCACGGCGAGCCCATGAACAGCTGCTGCATCTGCAGCTGGACATACGCGGTGAGCGGCAGCAGCGCATTCCACACGCGGGTGAACAGCGGCGCCGCCACCACCGGGAAGGTGGCGCCGGAGAACGCCAGCGCGGTGCCGATGCTCAGCCCGACCAGCGACAGCCCGGTGCACATGTCGCGGGTGAGGGCGATGAACAGCAGCGCGAAGCAGCAGCACGCCAGGTAGAACAGCGGCTGGGCCAGCAACAGCAGCCACACGCTGCCGGCCACGCCGTCGCCACGCACGTAGGCCACGTACAGCACGCCGAAAGCGCCGTACAGCGAGAACACCGCCACGTAGGGCAGCAGCTTGCCGGCGATGGCGGCCCAAGGCCGCCGCCCCAGCCAGGTGGCCAGCAGGCCGTCGCGGCGCTCGCGGCCGAAGGCGCCGCCGGCCGCCAGTGCCGCGAGCAGCGACAGCACCGCCGGGAAGATCAGCGGCAGCAGGAACAGTTCGTAGCTGCGCGCCGGGTTGTACAGCACCGTGGCCTGCACCGTCACCGGCGCGGCGCGCAGGCGCGCCGGCCCGGCCTGCAGGCCGATCCGTTCCTTCAGCATGCGCGCGTTGTACGCGGCCACCGCGTCGGCGATGTCGCGCGCGGCCGATTGCCCGGTGGCCAGGTAGGTGGCGTTGTAGAACGCGTAGACCGGTGCCGGTTCGCCGCGCAGCGCGCGCCGGCTCATGTCGGCCGGCAGCAGCACGATGGCGAACACCTCCAGCGCGCGCAGCTGCGCCTGTGCCTGTTGCAGTGACGCCGGCTGGGCGACCAGCGCCACCCCGGGGCTGGCATCGATGGCGCGCGCCAGCGCGCGGCTGTCGGCGCTGCCGTCCAGGTCCACCAGCGCCACCGGCAGCTGGCGCAGCACCGCGCCGGAGAACAGCGCCATCATCAGCAGCATGAGCAGCAGCGGCACCAGCGTGACCAGTGCCAGTTCCCAGCGGTCCTCGCGCCAGTGGCGCAGTTCGCGCCGCAGCGACGCGGCGAACGCGGCGCCGCTGCCCGGCGTCAGCCCTGCGGCCATGCGAACAGCACGCTCATGCCCGGGCGGAACCCGTCGACCGGCTGCCGTGGACGCACCCGCACCTCGAAGCTGCGCACGTCGTAGCCGGATGACTGCCGGGTGCTGCGCCAGGTGGCGTAGTCGCCGGCCGGGCTGATGAAATAGACCTCGAACGCGGCGCTGCGCCCGCCCAGGGCCGGGATCGTGCCGTGCAGCACCGCCCCCGGCCTGAGCCCGTGCAGCTGGTCCTCGCGCAGGGTCAGCGCCACCCACATGTGGTCGATGTCGACCAGGGTGAACACCGGGTAGCCGGCCGGCACCAGTTCGCCGATGTCGGCCATGCGCTTGCTCACCTCGCCGGCCAGCGGCGCGTGGCCGCGGGTTTCCTGGCGCGCGGCGTCGACTTCGGCCTTGGCGCCTTCGGCCTGCCGCACCTGCGCCAGCGCGGCGGCCTTGTCCTGGCGGCGCGCGCCGGCCAGTGCCTGGTCGTACTGCGCCCGCGCCGCCCGCGCCAGCTCCTCCGCGCTGCGTGCCTGCGCCTGCGCCTCGTCGCGCTTCTGCCGGGTGACCACGCCCTCGTTGAACAGGGTGTCCAGCCGCCGGAACGTGGCCGTGGCCAGTTCGGCACCGGCCCGGGCACGCTGCCAGTTGGCCTCGGCGGCACGGATGTCCTCGCTGCGCGCGCCCTCCTCGGCCTTGTCCGCCATCGCCTGTGCGGCCGCGACCACCGCCGCGGCCTGGCGCTCTTTGGCCGCGACTTCCGGGCTGTCCAGCTCGAACAGCAGCTGCCCGGCCGCGACCCGCTGGC
Protein-coding regions in this window:
- a CDS encoding Na+ dependent nucleoside transporter domain-containing protein produces the protein MVEGLGRIGFGLFGLAVLIGITWLFSNNKKAVDWKLVATGISLQIAFAALVLLVPGGRDVFDWLGQGFVKILSYVNEGSSFIFGSLMDVPKYGFIFAFQVLPTIIFFSALMGVLYHVGVMQAVVKVMAWAITKVMRVSGAETTSVCASVFIGQTEAPLTVRPYIPKMTQSELITMMIGGMAHIAGGVLAAYVGMLGGGDPVAQAFYAKHLLAASIMAAPATLVIAKLLVPETGTPLTRGTVKMEVEKTSSNIIDAAAAGAGDGLKLALNIGAMLLAFIALIALLNAPLTWLGEVTGLAQAIGKPTNLATIFGYVLAPIAWVIGTPWADATTVGSLIGQKVVINEFVAYLQLSEIIKGNVAGVTLSDEGRLIATYALCGFANFSSIAIQIGGIGGLAPDRRHDLAKFGLRAVLGGTIATLMTATIAGVLSHFG
- a CDS encoding ribokinase, whose translation is MKSVVVAGSFNVDHVWRCDALPAPGATIAGRYSTGPGGKGFNQAVAARRAGAGITFVCALGDDAGGALARQLAAADGIVLAAEASGEPTGTAGIYVDSRGRNSIVIGPGANASLSTGFMAANAGLIGAAGVLLAQLESPVESIEAALAIAREAGVLTVLNAAPANAPSSIGLLKLADVLTPNETEFAALLGRHVGERVEADDVAALDGASLHALCRKLSGNTVVVTLGAVGVFVSHDEERLRGDSQPYYRVAAEPAQVVDTTGAGDAFNGALAASLAQAPDAAFIKHVRFANQYAARSTESEGAAAAMPRMTPADAA
- a CDS encoding tRNA dihydrouridine synthase DusB, translated to MQIGPYTIAPNVVLAPMAGVTDKPFRQLCKRLGAGLAASEMTISDPRFWNTRKSIHRMDHAGEPAPISVQIAGTEPRQLAEAARYNVDHGAQIIDINMGCPAKKVCNAWAGSALMRDEALVARILEAVVGAVDVPVTLKIRTGWCAQVRNAPAIARIAQDSGIAALAVHGRTRDQHYTGTAEYDTIAAIKAMLDIPVLANGDVDSPRKAAQVLAHTGADAVMVGRAAQGRPWIFREIAHYLATGEELPPPSLEEVRDILLGHLTDLHAFYGEPQGVRIARKHLGWYAKDRPEHTDEQRAAFRAVVNTAESADAQLRLTRDYFDGLIAAQPLAAA
- a CDS encoding nitroreductase, with amino-acid sequence MNSQAIALYKQRRSQYALGRTLPIGQDQVTDLIKHAVREAPSAFNSQPTRALILHGAQSVKFWELVKDALRPIVPAAAFAATEGKLDSFAAGAGTVLFFNDVDVTRGLQDQFPLYADNFPVWAEHANGIAQFAVWTALAEAGIGASLQHYNPVVDEAVHREWGIAGNWQLRAQMPFGSHEAAIGEKSYMEDEARFKVFA
- a CDS encoding ABC transporter permease codes for the protein MAAGLTPGSGAAFAASLRRELRHWREDRWELALVTLVPLLLMLLMMALFSGAVLRQLPVALVDLDGSADSRALARAIDASPGVALVAQPASLQQAQAQLRALEVFAIVLLPADMSRRALRGEPAPVYAFYNATYLATGQSAARDIADAVAAYNARMLKERIGLQAGPARLRAAPVTVQATVLYNPARSYELFLLPLIFPAVLSLLAALAAGGAFGRERRDGLLATWLGRRPWAAIAGKLLPYVAVFSLYGAFGVLYVAYVRGDGVAGSVWLLLLAQPLFYLACCCFALLFIALTRDMCTGLSLVGLSIGTALAFSGATFPVVAAPLFTRVWNALLPLTAYVQLQMQQLFMGSPWTVSLRPLGVLALMAAVAGAGGALLLARAARRAAPPVPVPA
- a CDS encoding hemolysin secretion protein D yields the protein MSQTAGHDTGPRRRRVFAIAGVLLLALVALGLWLGLRTPADQVQGMADADSVNVAAKVTARLHALHVREGQRVAAGQLLFELDSPEVAAKERQAAAVVAAAQAMADKAEEGARSEDIRAAEANWQRARAGAELATATFRRLDTLFNEGVVTRQKRDEAQAQARSAEELARAARAQYDQALAGARRQDKAAALAQVRQAEGAKAEVDAARQETRGHAPLAGEVSKRMADIGELVPAGYPVFTLVDIDHMWVALTLREDQLHGLRPGAVLHGTIPALGGRSAAFEVYFISPAGDYATWRSTRQSSGYDVRSFEVRVRPRQPVDGFRPGMSVLFAWPQG